Within Corynebacterium jeddahense, the genomic segment CCGCGGCGGCCTGCCCATCTTCACGGTCTCCGACCTGCAGTCCAATGCGGCGGCGAAGCAGAACGACGACGCCGCACAGCTGGGCATCAAGGTCGAGGAGCCGCGCATCTACTACGGCCCGGTTATCGCCGGGGCGAACGACGGGCTGGACTACGCCATCGTCGGCGACAACGGGGAGGGCCCGGTCGAGTACGACACCGACACCTCGACCTACACCTACACCGGCCAGGGCGGCGTGCCCATCGGCAACGTGCTCAACCGGCTCGCGTACACCGTGAAGTACCAGGAGCTCAGCTTCCTGCTGTCCGACCGCGTCGGCGGCAACTCGAAGGTGCTCTACGACCGCGACCCGCGCGAGCGCGTCGAGCGCGTCGCGCCGTGGCTGACCACGGACTCGAAGACGTACCCCGCCGTGGTGGACGGCCGCGTGAAGTGGATCGTGGACGGCTACACCACACTGAGCCAGCTGCCGTACTCGACGCGCACCTCGCTGCAGTCCACGACGCAGGACGCGCTCAACCCCGACGGCACGACCCAGCGGCTGATCACGGACAAGGTCGGCTACATCCGCAACTCCGTGAAGGCGACGGTGGACGCCTACGACGGCACGGTGGACCTCTACGCCTTCGACGAGTCCGACCCGGTGCTGCGCGCCTGGGAGGGCGCGTTCCCGGGCACGGTGCGCCCGGCGTCTGAAATCTCGGACTCCCTGCGCGAGCACCTGCGCTACCCGGAGGACCTGTTCAAGGTGCAGCGCGACCTGCTCGCGCGCTACCACGTGGACGACCCGGGCGTGTTCTTCAACAACGACGCGTTTTGGTCCGTGCCCAACGACCCGACGGCGCCGGAGGACCGCGAGACGCTGAACCAGCCGCCGTACTACGTGGTGGCCGCCGACCCGGAGACGGAGAAGGCCTCCTTCCAGCTGATCACCCCGTACCGCGGCCTCAACCGCGAGTTCCTCTCCGCGCACATGGCGGTCTCCTCCGACCCGGACAACTACGGCCACATCACCGTGCGCGTGCTGCCCACGAACACGCAGACCCAGGGCCCGAAGCAGGCGCAGGACGCGCTCATGTCCTCGGACCAGGTGGCCCGCGACCGCACGCTGTGGCAGGGCTCGAACGACCTGAAGAACGGCAACCTGCTCACGCTGCCCGTCGGCGGCGGCGAGATCCTCTACGTCGAGCCGATCTACTCGCAGCGCAAGGATCAGGCGTCCGCCTTCCCGAAGCTGCTGCGCGTGCTCGTGTTCTACCGCGGCCAGGTGGGCTACGCGCCGACGATCGCGCAGGCGCTGGACCAGGTGGGCATTCACTCCTCCGCGGCCCAGGACATCGAGCTTGTCGACGACGCACCGAAGGCTCCCAACGCCTCCGAAGCCGCCAAGCCGGACGGCGAGGCGGCCAAGCCGGCCGAGGACGCGAAGGACACCCCGCAGATAAGCAAGGACGAGGCCATGAACCGCGTCAACGACGCGCTGCGCAACCTCGAGAGCGCGCGCAACGGCTCCTTCGAGGAGTACGGTCGGGCCCTCGACCAGCTCGACCGTGCCGTGGCCGATTATCAGAACGCGAAATAGCGCCCCACCAGGGTGTTTGGTGTGAATCGTTGGTGTAGGTATAGTAATTCCACGTCGCCGGGAACGGCGGCAGGCGATAATCACATAAACGCCCGTCGCGGGGTGGAGCAGCTCGGTAGCTCGCTGGGCTCATAACCCAGAGGTCGTTGGTTCGAATCCAGCCCCCGCTACTAAGATAAGGCCCCTACCAGTGCAAATGCTGGTAGGGGCCTTCTTCATTTTGTGAGCGGATCACCATTTGGTGCACTAGCTGGTGCACTAGGGTCAAAATCCTGCACCAAACGGAACTGCGACGCTCCAACGAAGCGGCGCAGGTTTTCGGGGCATTGCTTAGTGATTGCGAGGTCGGCGGCAACGAAGGAACGCCACGGGAGCCGGCAGTTCGGGGGGTCTGCCTATCTCGGGGGGTGAGACTGCTCAACCGTGGCGTTCGGGAGAAAGCCTATTGAGGGCGGCAAGTCCGTCAGCGCAGTAGCCAGGACACTCAACGTCTCGCGGCCGACGATCTATCGCGCTCTCAAGCGCATCGAAGCCGACGCTTAGGCACAGGCTGCGTCGCTAGCGCTCGCACCCGGCGAGAAGGCATCAGGCTGCGCTAGCGACGCTCGGCACACATGAGTGCTGCACTGCTGGGATACGCCTGCGACCGGCAGAGCCGGGCCGAATACGGGATTGACCACATACACCCCGTATTCGTGCAAAGGAGCACTGCCATGTCCACCCATTCTCACACGCTTGCATCCCACGGCGAGATTCTCGCGAACCTCCCCGGCATCCTCGGGTTTTACCCGAACAACTCGCTGATCCGCTTTGTGTCAAGTGGTTGTGAACGGGTTTGGGTGTTAGATCGTGATGGGTTGTGGGGTTGGGGCGGTTTGGGTGGTGGTGCGGATGATGCTGACTTCTGCCGGGAGGCCTGTGCCAGCTTTGGTGTCCGGTAGTTGTGTGATGGTGCCTTTGCTTAGCGCGTTTCGCATCCCTTCTT encodes:
- a CDS encoding UPF0182 family protein, whose amino-acid sequence is MATRLNRPQPRAKKSNTGLWVTVGVLGLILFLVPVLVGLYTDFLWFGEVHFRGVFNRVIVARIILFLVFALLGGGISWLAAWFAWRGRPVEDPSPFAQNAQYRAQLQQGVRGLLLWVPVIVAILSGLAGQRMWRVFMLWINGGTFGTSDPQFGHDLGFYAFTLPGISAVVDTLSMLLIVAFIIGAVGHYLLGGIRIGNNVSGARGRVTKQARVQLAVTAGLWMLVKAVSYWLDRYYLLYSRNDIFTGASYTTVNAMLPAKIILTVIAVVVAAAFFASIVYKDFRIPVLATVLMLLSSLVVGSIWPALLEQFSVKPNRQAKEYEYIGRNIEATREAYGLTDDKVTYKNDWGAGNTSNTQVASDEATIANLRLLDPDIISPTFTQNQQLRNFYGFPDQLAMDRYEVDGQMRDFVVAAREMNPNALSENQRDWINRHTVYTHGNGFIAAQANTVDEAAQDAGSTRGGLPIFTVSDLQSNAAAKQNDDAAQLGIKVEEPRIYYGPVIAGANDGLDYAIVGDNGEGPVEYDTDTSTYTYTGQGGVPIGNVLNRLAYTVKYQELSFLLSDRVGGNSKVLYDRDPRERVERVAPWLTTDSKTYPAVVDGRVKWIVDGYTTLSQLPYSTRTSLQSTTQDALNPDGTTQRLITDKVGYIRNSVKATVDAYDGTVDLYAFDESDPVLRAWEGAFPGTVRPASEISDSLREHLRYPEDLFKVQRDLLARYHVDDPGVFFNNDAFWSVPNDPTAPEDRETLNQPPYYVVAADPETEKASFQLITPYRGLNREFLSAHMAVSSDPDNYGHITVRVLPTNTQTQGPKQAQDALMSSDQVARDRTLWQGSNDLKNGNLLTLPVGGGEILYVEPIYSQRKDQASAFPKLLRVLVFYRGQVGYAPTIAQALDQVGIHSSAAQDIELVDDAPKAPNASEAAKPDGEAAKPAEDAKDTPQISKDEAMNRVNDALRNLESARNGSFEEYGRALDQLDRAVADYQNAK
- a CDS encoding helix-turn-helix domain-containing protein, which gives rise to MAFGRKPIEGGKSVSAVARTLNVSRPTIYRALKRIEADA